A region of the bacterium genome:
CTCTGTTCTAACATAGCCCGGAGCCACTGCATTGACTGTAATGTTTCTTGAAGCAAGTTCTTTAGCCAAAGACTTCATCAAGCCCAACATACCCGCTTTAGAGGCTGCATACATGCTTTGACCTGGGTTACCCATTTCACCAACCACAGAGCTAACATAAATGATGCGTCCATTATTTTTTCTGCGCATCATTGACTTAACCGCAAATTTGCTGCACAAAAATGCCCCGGTAAGATTGGTTTGCATGACTTTATCCCAATCTTCATACTTAGCACGTAATATCAACTGATCAACAGAAACACCGGCATTGTTCACCAAAACATCAACACCACCAAACTCTTTGGTGATCTGTGCTATGGCTTGCTCAACTTGCGCTGCATCAGCAACATCAAAACCAATGGCTTGAGCATTTCCACCTTGCTCAATAATACCATCAACCACTGCTTGCGCTTGATTTTTATTGCTCCGATAATTAACTAAAACTGTGTGCTGACCATCAGCAAAAGCATTAGCAATAGCGCTGCCAATACCTTTGGACGCTCCAGTAACCAGTACAATTCTTGAATCTGTCATATCTGCCAGATCTTAAACAATCGCTTGCAATCAACCTAGTCTAAAGCAATTTGTACAGCTTCTTTGCCTTTGTAAAAGCCACATTCAGCGCACACATGATGCAACTGAACAGGCTCATTGCATTGTGGGCAATTGTGAATATTGCTAGGAACAGTTAGCGCATGATGAGAACGACGCATGTTGCGCTTGGATTTAGATGTTTTTTTCTTAGGTACCGCCATGGTTTTTTACCTCTTTAAAATTTAAACGTTCAGGCTTGTCTTTAAAACTTTACCTTGTAACAAATGATTTAAAGCGCATAAATACCCATAATTGTTTTATTTTTCAAGTTTATTTTTATGAATTTAAGGCTATAGACCATTATTCACAAAACGGCTATTTTACCTCTAAGACCTTGATTTTATTTCTTTTTATCAACTTTACTGTTCTTTTTGCAACGATGCTCATCTTCAATTTTTTCACCACA
Encoded here:
- the fabG gene encoding 3-oxoacyl-[acyl-carrier-protein] reductase, coding for MTDSRIVLVTGASKGIGSAIANAFADGQHTVLVNYRSNKNQAQAVVDGIIEQGGNAQAIGFDVADAAQVEQAIAQITKEFGGVDVLVNNAGVSVDQLILRAKYEDWDKVMQTNLTGAFLCSKFAVKSMMRRKNNGRIIYVSSVVGEMGNPGQSMYAASKAGMLGLMKSLAKELASRNITVNAVAPGYVRTEMTMALTDEQRERFLKDIPLNRWAEPEEIAGAVKYLASREAGYITGHTLSINGGLYI
- the rpmF gene encoding 50S ribosomal protein L32; the protein is MAVPKKKTSKSKRNMRRSHHALTVPSNIHNCPQCNEPVQLHHVCAECGFYKGKEAVQIALD